The Sphingomonas aliaeris genome segment CCGCCGCCGATCATGATATTCACGAAGAACGTTTTCTGGTTCCATCGGTGACGTTTATCCAGCAACCGCGTAGCGCTTGAACGCATCTATCAGCATTTGCGGTTGAATCGGTTTATTGAGGATGACCCCCGGTGGCGCGCACGGCACGCAATCTCCCGGGTTTGCGGTGATGAAGATCACCGGAATGGCGCCCAAGGCTTCCAGAATATTTTCGACAGCGCGAGGTCCGGTTCCAACCCGCAGATTGACGTCAGACAGTATTATCTCCGGCCTGCGGTCGATCGCCGCCGCTATCGCGTCGTCTTCACAATCGACCGTAGTTGCAGACGTCGCGCCAGCGTCGCGAGCTAGACATTCGATATATTCGGCAATCAGCCATTCGTCTTCGATGATCAGCACATGGCACATAAGGCTATCCAACGGGTGAGTTCTCTTAACCCATGTGAATGAGATGGGATAAAAGAACAGAAAATTCAATGGCATAGTTATTTGGGGTGGCGTTGCATCCGGGGTGACATGAGCGATCGGCGGCCGCCACCGGCAACTCTCATTCGATGACGAGTGTCTCGTGATGAGCGTGGAAATCGTTGACCGACCGCCACTTTCTCTCGCACGTCCATATTCGCATGTTGGCGAGTTCGGCTGGTGCGACGATGATCTTTGAGCCGCCTTTTCGTTCGTGCGGCCTCCTTACTTTGAGGAAGCAGGCTTC includes the following:
- a CDS encoding response regulator — encoded protein: MCHVLIIEDEWLIAEYIECLARDAGATSATTVDCEDDAIAAAIDRRPEIILSDVNLRVGTGPRAVENILEALGAIPVIFITANPGDCVPCAPPGVILNKPIQPQMLIDAFKRYAVAG